In a single window of the Rhodamnia argentea isolate NSW1041297 chromosome 2, ASM2092103v1, whole genome shotgun sequence genome:
- the LOC115737351 gene encoding putative transcription factor bHLH086, producing MDLIDSRLGLLQPPNLYSDDGNNNSNNKETPPQLSDLSSQGSYGYDEYQKLGFEEEDNLERTTTLMSKNFPPGTCGPSTDALKFRAMDNRREGVYHQPLINFKSNSRCENFRQASGSLLSFQQSQTVDLNNSDCFVWKDDGIMSNYNYHNLKQIGPKSSSDHPRTVEDMNCYQSTSTYVPMVHNAVVKYGNSSSNWLYSEATAVADSSQESGVQEAGFPKRAYMGESAQASKKQCTSASKSSSKSKSPSSTKDPQSVAAKNRRERISERLKVLQDLVPNGNKVDLVTMLEKAISYVKFLQLQVKVLATDEFWPAQGGKAPDISQVKEAIDAILSSQRDRSSSSK from the exons ATGGATCTCATCGACTCACGCCTCGGATTGCTTCAACCTCCGAATTTGTACAGCGATGACggcaacaacaacagcaacaacaaagAGACTCCTCCGCAACTCTCAGATCTCTCTTCACAGGGCTCTTATGGATATGATGAGTACCAGAAGTTAGGgtttgaggaagaagacaactTGGAGAGGACCACTACTCTAATGTCCAAGAACTTCCCTCCTGGTACTTGTGGTCCGTCAACGGATGCCCTCAAGTTTCGAGCAATGGACAATAGACGTGAAGGTGTTTATCATCAACCTCTCATTAATTTCAAGAGCAATAGTAGGTGTGAAAATTTCAGGCAAGCCAGTGGGTCTTTACTCAGCTTCCAACAGAGCCAAACGGTTGACCTGAATAACAGTGACTGCTTTGTGTGGAAAGATGATGGTATCATGAGCAATTACAACTATCACAACTTAAAGCAGATCGGTCCAAAGAGCAGCTCAGATCACCCGCGGACCGTAGAAGATATGAACTGCTATCAGTCCACTAGCACTTATGTCCCCATGGTTCATAACGCTGTCGTGAAATACGGAAACAGTTCAAGTAATTGGCTGTACTCAGAAGCCACGGCTGTCGCAGACAGCTCCCAGGAGTCCGGAGTGCAAGAAGCAGGGTTTCCCAAGCGTGCTTACATG GGAGAGAGCGCGCAAGCTTCAAAGAAGCAATGCACGAGCGCCTCCAAGAGCTCATCAAAGTCCAAGTCGCCTTCATCAACAAAAGATCCGCAGAGTGTTGCCGCAAAG AACCGGCGAGAAAGGATCAGCGAGCGACTCAAGGTACTGCAGGATTTGGTTCCAAATGGTAATAAg GTTGACCTGGTAACCATGTTAGAGAAAGCTATCAGTTATGTCAAGTTTCTCCAGTTGCAAGTGAAG GTGTTGGCAACGGATGAATTTTGGCCAGCGCAAGGTGGGAAGGCTCCTGATATCTCCCAAGTGAAGGAAGCCATTGATGCCATCCTATCCTCTCAGAGAGACAGAAGCTCAAGCTCCAAGTGA